A portion of the Oncorhynchus gorbuscha isolate QuinsamMale2020 ecotype Even-year linkage group LG07, OgorEven_v1.0, whole genome shotgun sequence genome contains these proteins:
- the mak gene encoding serine/threonine-protein kinase MAK isoform X5 codes for MNRYTQLKQLGDGTYGSVLMGKSNESGELVAIKRMKRKFYSWEECMNLREVKSLKKLNHANVVKLKEVIRENDHLYFVFEYMKENLYQLMKDRENKMFTENEIRNIMFQVLSGMAFVHKHGFFHRDMKPENLLCMGPELVKIADFGLAREIRSRPPYTDYVSTRWYRAPEVLLRSSIYSSPIDMWAVGCIMAELYTLRPLFPGNSEVDEIFKICQVLGTVKKSDWPEGYQLASAMNFRFPQCVPTHLKTLIPNASTEAITLMKDLLMWDPKKRPTAVQALRYPYFQVGQVLGPRPGSEIRKVTVRTQSRGSSEPKGEMQSSSGDSSARTSQGNHPKASSRHHQAPQQPLQQTDHQIDQTSPHDQVINSNTKPSVVVGTGSENSAAVGVKSGRRRWGQTVVKATESWDESEPSETSVSHSKKPSLGSEEEKGPKDHSNAQSKEQKPIYSFSTVTKLPSNIKKGQMDSSLPGSSARQHYLSQSRYLPGLIGKNSVDKEPSGPTLRDLWDNSTNVNSKPLGPIGAGLSVTRVNAGNFVSTKYNLSGGYVPSFQKKEVGSVGQRIQLAPLAGQHTNYDGWKRRADKPQMKGQDYSALGKTSGNLLTRGPPVQPVHGRVDWASKYGGNR; via the exons ATGAATCGCTACACGCAGCTGAAGCAGTTGGGAGATGGCACTTATGGCAGCGTGCTGATGGGGAAAAGCAACGAGTCGGGAGAACTGGTGGCCATCAAGAG AATGAAGAGGAAGTTTTATTCGTGGGAAGAGTGCATGAATCTGAGAGAAGTAAAG TCCCTGAAGAAGCTGAATCATGCCAATGTGGTGAAGTTAAAGGAAGTCATCAGAGAAAACGACCACCTGTACTTTGTCTTTGAATACATGAAAGAAAATCTCTATCAGCTCATGAAGGACAG GGAAAATAAGATGTTCACTGAGAATGAAATTAGGAACATCATGTTCCAAGTGCTGTCTGGTATGGCATTTGTGCACAAGCATG GATTCTTTCACCGGGATATGAAACCTGAAAACCTGCTCTGCATGGGCCCAGAGCTAGTCAAGATAGCCGACTTTGGATTGGCCAGAGAGATCCGCTCCCGCCCCCCATACACGGACTACGTGTCCACAAGATG GTATCGCGCCCCAGAGGTGCTGCTCAGGTCGTCCATCTACAGCTCTCCCATAGACATGTGGGCAGTGGGCTGCATCATGGCTGAGCTCTACACACTTAGGCCTCTATTCCCCGGGAACAGCGAGGTGGACGAGATCTTCAAGATCTGCCAGGTTCTGGGGACAGTCAAGAAG TCTGACTGGCCAGAGGGATACCAGCTGGCCTCGGCCATGAACTTCCGCTTCCCTCAGTGTGTGCCCACCCACCTGAAGACCCTCATCCCCAACGCCAGCACAGAGGCCATCACCCTGATGAAGGACCTGCTCATGTGGGACCCTAAGAAAAGACCCACGGCTGTGCAG GCTCTGCGGTACCCTTACTTCCAGGTGGGTCAGGTGTTGGGGCCTCGGCCCGGGAGTGAGATACGCAAGGTCACGGTGAGGACTCAATCCCGAGGCTCATCAGAGCCCAAAGGTGAGATGCAGTCCTCTTCAGGAGACTCCTCTGCCCGGACGTCTCAGGGCAACCACCCCAAAGCTTCCAGCAGACACCACCAGGCCCCCCAACAGCCCCTCCAGCAGACAGACCATCAGATTGACCAGACATCTCCACATGACCAAGTCATTAACTCCAACACG AAGCCATCTGTCGTGGTGGGGACTGGGAGTGAGAACAGTGCAGCAGTGGGTGTGAAGAGCGGGCGGAGGCGCTGGGGCCAGACAGTGGTAAAGGCAACAGAGAGCTGGGATGAGTCAGAACCTTCTGAGACCTCTGTGTCCCACTCCAAGAAACCCAGCCTTGGAtcagaggaggagaagggccCTAAGGACCATAGTAATGCGCA ATCCAAAGAGCAAAAACCAATATACTCCTTCAGCACTGTTACTAAGTTACCAAGCAATATTAAGAAGGGCCAAATGGACTCCAGTCTCCCGGGCTCCTCAGCAAGACAACATTACCTTAGTCAATCAAGATATCTGCCTG GGTTGATCGGCAAGAACTCTGTAGACAAGGAGCCCAGTGGGCCGACACTCCGAGATCTGTGGGACAACTCCACCAATGTCAACAGTAAACCCCTCGGCCCCATTGGAGCTGGTTTGTCCGTCACCAGAGTCAACGCAG GAAACTTTGTCAGTACAAAGTACAATCTGTCTGGAGGTTATGTTCCCTCCTTTCAGAAGAAAGAGGTTGGCTCTGTGGGTCAAAGGATCCAGCTTGCTCCTCTTGCCGGCCAGCACACAA ATTACGACGGCTGGAAAAGGAGGGCAGACAAGCCTCAAATGAAAGGCCAGGACTACTCTGCCCTGGGGAAAACCTCTGGCAACCTTCTGACTAGAGGTCCACCTGTACAGCCAGTCCATGGGAGGGTAGACTGGGCATCCAAGTATGGAGGCAATCGGTAG
- the mak gene encoding serine/threonine-protein kinase MAK isoform X4, with translation MNRYTQLKQLGDGTYGSVLMGKSNESGELVAIKRMKRKFYSWEECMNLREVKSLKKLNHANVVKLKEVIRENDHLYFVFEYMKENLYQLMKDRENKMFTENEIRNIMFQVLSGMAFVHKHGFFHRDMKPENLLCMGPELVKIADFGLAREIRSRPPYTDYVSTRWYRAPEVLLRSSIYSSPIDMWAVGCIMAELYTLRPLFPGNSEVDEIFKICQVLGTVKKSDWPEGYQLASAMNFRFPQCVPTHLKTLIPNASTEAITLMKDLLMWDPKKRPTAVQALRYPYFQVGQVLGPRPGSEIRKVTVRTQSRGSSEPKGEMQSSSGDSSARTSQGNHPKASSRHHQAPQQPLQQTDHQIDQTSPHDQVINSNTKPSVVVGTGSENSAAVGVKSGRRRWGQTVVKATESWDESEPSETSVSHSKKPSLGSEEEKGPKDHSNAQSKEQKPIYSFSTVTKLPSNIKKGQMDSSLPGSSARQHYLSQSRYLPGLIGKNSVDKEPSGPTLRDLWDNSTNVNSKPLGPIGAGLSVTRVNAEDTDNPSDKSTDKSVLKERIPDSAKGNFVSTKYNLSGGYVPSFQKKEVGSVGQRIQLAPLAGQHTNYDGWKRRADKPQMKGQDYSALGKTSGNLLTRGPPVQPVHGRVDWASKYGGNR, from the exons ATGAATCGCTACACGCAGCTGAAGCAGTTGGGAGATGGCACTTATGGCAGCGTGCTGATGGGGAAAAGCAACGAGTCGGGAGAACTGGTGGCCATCAAGAG AATGAAGAGGAAGTTTTATTCGTGGGAAGAGTGCATGAATCTGAGAGAAGTAAAG TCCCTGAAGAAGCTGAATCATGCCAATGTGGTGAAGTTAAAGGAAGTCATCAGAGAAAACGACCACCTGTACTTTGTCTTTGAATACATGAAAGAAAATCTCTATCAGCTCATGAAGGACAG GGAAAATAAGATGTTCACTGAGAATGAAATTAGGAACATCATGTTCCAAGTGCTGTCTGGTATGGCATTTGTGCACAAGCATG GATTCTTTCACCGGGATATGAAACCTGAAAACCTGCTCTGCATGGGCCCAGAGCTAGTCAAGATAGCCGACTTTGGATTGGCCAGAGAGATCCGCTCCCGCCCCCCATACACGGACTACGTGTCCACAAGATG GTATCGCGCCCCAGAGGTGCTGCTCAGGTCGTCCATCTACAGCTCTCCCATAGACATGTGGGCAGTGGGCTGCATCATGGCTGAGCTCTACACACTTAGGCCTCTATTCCCCGGGAACAGCGAGGTGGACGAGATCTTCAAGATCTGCCAGGTTCTGGGGACAGTCAAGAAG TCTGACTGGCCAGAGGGATACCAGCTGGCCTCGGCCATGAACTTCCGCTTCCCTCAGTGTGTGCCCACCCACCTGAAGACCCTCATCCCCAACGCCAGCACAGAGGCCATCACCCTGATGAAGGACCTGCTCATGTGGGACCCTAAGAAAAGACCCACGGCTGTGCAG GCTCTGCGGTACCCTTACTTCCAGGTGGGTCAGGTGTTGGGGCCTCGGCCCGGGAGTGAGATACGCAAGGTCACGGTGAGGACTCAATCCCGAGGCTCATCAGAGCCCAAAGGTGAGATGCAGTCCTCTTCAGGAGACTCCTCTGCCCGGACGTCTCAGGGCAACCACCCCAAAGCTTCCAGCAGACACCACCAGGCCCCCCAACAGCCCCTCCAGCAGACAGACCATCAGATTGACCAGACATCTCCACATGACCAAGTCATTAACTCCAACACG AAGCCATCTGTCGTGGTGGGGACTGGGAGTGAGAACAGTGCAGCAGTGGGTGTGAAGAGCGGGCGGAGGCGCTGGGGCCAGACAGTGGTAAAGGCAACAGAGAGCTGGGATGAGTCAGAACCTTCTGAGACCTCTGTGTCCCACTCCAAGAAACCCAGCCTTGGAtcagaggaggagaagggccCTAAGGACCATAGTAATGCGCA ATCCAAAGAGCAAAAACCAATATACTCCTTCAGCACTGTTACTAAGTTACCAAGCAATATTAAGAAGGGCCAAATGGACTCCAGTCTCCCGGGCTCCTCAGCAAGACAACATTACCTTAGTCAATCAAGATATCTGCCTG GGTTGATCGGCAAGAACTCTGTAGACAAGGAGCCCAGTGGGCCGACACTCCGAGATCTGTGGGACAACTCCACCAATGTCAACAGTAAACCCCTCGGCCCCATTGGAGCTGGTTTGTCCGTCACCAGAGTCAACGCAG AAGACACTGATAACCCTTCTGATAAATCTACGGATAAATCTGTTCTAAAAGAAAGAATACCTGATTCAGCTAAAG GAAACTTTGTCAGTACAAAGTACAATCTGTCTGGAGGTTATGTTCCCTCCTTTCAGAAGAAAGAGGTTGGCTCTGTGGGTCAAAGGATCCAGCTTGCTCCTCTTGCCGGCCAGCACACAA ATTACGACGGCTGGAAAAGGAGGGCAGACAAGCCTCAAATGAAAGGCCAGGACTACTCTGCCCTGGGGAAAACCTCTGGCAACCTTCTGACTAGAGGTCCACCTGTACAGCCAGTCCATGGGAGGGTAGACTGGGCATCCAAGTATGGAGGCAATCGGTAG
- the mak gene encoding serine/threonine-protein kinase MAK isoform X2, whose amino-acid sequence MNRYTQLKQLGDGTYGSVLMGKSNESGELVAIKRMKRKFYSWEECMNLREVKSLKKLNHANVVKLKEVIRENDHLYFVFEYMKENLYQLMKDRNKLFPESAIRNISFQILQGLSFIHKHGFFHRDMKPENLLCMGPELVKIADFGLAREIRSRPPYTDYVSTRWYRAPEVLLRSSIYSSPIDMWAVGCIMAELYTLRPLFPGNSEVDEIFKICQVLGTVKKSDWPEGYQLASAMNFRFPQCVPTHLKTLIPNASTEAITLMKDLLMWDPKKRPTAVQALRYPYFQVGQVLGPRPGSEIRKVTVRTQSRGSSEPKGEMQSSSGDSSARTSQGNHPKASSRHHQAPQQPLQQTDHQIDQTSPHDQVINSNTKPSVVVGTGSENSAAVGVKSGRRRWGQTVVKATESWDESEPSETSVSHSKKPSLGSEEEKGPKDHSNAQSKEQKPIYSFSTVTKLPSNIKKGQMDSSLPGSSARQHYLSQSRYLPGLIGKNSVDKEPSGPTLRDLWDNSTNVNSKPLGPIGAGLSVTRVNAEDTDNPSDKSTDKSVLKERIPDSAKGNFVSTKYNLSGGYVPSFQKKEVGSVGQRIQLAPLAGQHTIDLATPDNKNVKPKPSKTKSTTPMSENTEDYDGWKRRADKPQMKGQDYSALGKTSGNLLTRGPPVQPVHGRVDWASKYGGNR is encoded by the exons ATGAATCGCTACACGCAGCTGAAGCAGTTGGGAGATGGCACTTATGGCAGCGTGCTGATGGGGAAAAGCAACGAGTCGGGAGAACTGGTGGCCATCAAGAG AATGAAGAGGAAGTTTTATTCGTGGGAAGAGTGCATGAATCTGAGAGAAGTAAAG TCCCTGAAGAAGCTGAATCATGCCAATGTGGTGAAGTTAAAGGAAGTCATCAGAGAAAACGACCACCTGTACTTTGTCTTTGAATACATGAAAGAAAATCTCTATCAGCTCATGAAGGACAG AAATAAATTGTTCCCTGAATCAGCGATCAGAAACATAAGCTTTCAGATATTACAAGGCCTATCATTTATCCATAAACATG GATTCTTTCACCGGGATATGAAACCTGAAAACCTGCTCTGCATGGGCCCAGAGCTAGTCAAGATAGCCGACTTTGGATTGGCCAGAGAGATCCGCTCCCGCCCCCCATACACGGACTACGTGTCCACAAGATG GTATCGCGCCCCAGAGGTGCTGCTCAGGTCGTCCATCTACAGCTCTCCCATAGACATGTGGGCAGTGGGCTGCATCATGGCTGAGCTCTACACACTTAGGCCTCTATTCCCCGGGAACAGCGAGGTGGACGAGATCTTCAAGATCTGCCAGGTTCTGGGGACAGTCAAGAAG TCTGACTGGCCAGAGGGATACCAGCTGGCCTCGGCCATGAACTTCCGCTTCCCTCAGTGTGTGCCCACCCACCTGAAGACCCTCATCCCCAACGCCAGCACAGAGGCCATCACCCTGATGAAGGACCTGCTCATGTGGGACCCTAAGAAAAGACCCACGGCTGTGCAG GCTCTGCGGTACCCTTACTTCCAGGTGGGTCAGGTGTTGGGGCCTCGGCCCGGGAGTGAGATACGCAAGGTCACGGTGAGGACTCAATCCCGAGGCTCATCAGAGCCCAAAGGTGAGATGCAGTCCTCTTCAGGAGACTCCTCTGCCCGGACGTCTCAGGGCAACCACCCCAAAGCTTCCAGCAGACACCACCAGGCCCCCCAACAGCCCCTCCAGCAGACAGACCATCAGATTGACCAGACATCTCCACATGACCAAGTCATTAACTCCAACACG AAGCCATCTGTCGTGGTGGGGACTGGGAGTGAGAACAGTGCAGCAGTGGGTGTGAAGAGCGGGCGGAGGCGCTGGGGCCAGACAGTGGTAAAGGCAACAGAGAGCTGGGATGAGTCAGAACCTTCTGAGACCTCTGTGTCCCACTCCAAGAAACCCAGCCTTGGAtcagaggaggagaagggccCTAAGGACCATAGTAATGCGCA ATCCAAAGAGCAAAAACCAATATACTCCTTCAGCACTGTTACTAAGTTACCAAGCAATATTAAGAAGGGCCAAATGGACTCCAGTCTCCCGGGCTCCTCAGCAAGACAACATTACCTTAGTCAATCAAGATATCTGCCTG GGTTGATCGGCAAGAACTCTGTAGACAAGGAGCCCAGTGGGCCGACACTCCGAGATCTGTGGGACAACTCCACCAATGTCAACAGTAAACCCCTCGGCCCCATTGGAGCTGGTTTGTCCGTCACCAGAGTCAACGCAG AAGACACTGATAACCCTTCTGATAAATCTACGGATAAATCTGTTCTAAAAGAAAGAATACCTGATTCAGCTAAAG GAAACTTTGTCAGTACAAAGTACAATCTGTCTGGAGGTTATGTTCCCTCCTTTCAGAAGAAAGAGGTTGGCTCTGTGGGTCAAAGGATCCAGCTTGCTCCTCTTGCCGGCCAGCACACAA TTGATCTTGCTACTCCTGATAACAAAAATGTCAAACCAAAACCTTCAAAGACAAAGTCCACCACGCCCATGAGTGAAAACACTGAAG ATTACGACGGCTGGAAAAGGAGGGCAGACAAGCCTCAAATGAAAGGCCAGGACTACTCTGCCCTGGGGAAAACCTCTGGCAACCTTCTGACTAGAGGTCCACCTGTACAGCCAGTCCATGGGAGGGTAGACTGGGCATCCAAGTATGGAGGCAATCGGTAG
- the mak gene encoding serine/threonine-protein kinase MAK isoform X6 — MNRYTQLKQLGDGTYGSVLMGKSNESGELVAIKRMKRKFYSWEECMNLREVKSLKKLNHANVVKLKEVIRENDHLYFVFEYMKENLYQLMKDRNKLFPESAIRNISFQILQGLSFIHKHGFFHRDMKPENLLCMGPELVKIADFGLAREIRSRPPYTDYVSTRWYRAPEVLLRSSIYSSPIDMWAVGCIMAELYTLRPLFPGNSEVDEIFKICQVLGTVKKSDWPEGYQLASAMNFRFPQCVPTHLKTLIPNASTEAITLMKDLLMWDPKKRPTAVQALRYPYFQVGQVLGPRPGSEIRKVTVRTQSRGSSEPKGEMQSSSGDSSARTSQGNHPKASSRHHQAPQQPLQQTDHQIDQTSPHDQVINSNTKPSVVVGTGSENSAAVGVKSGRRRWGQTVVKATESWDESEPSETSVSHSKKPSLGSEEEKGPKDHSNAQSKEQKPIYSFSTVTKLPSNIKKGQMDSSLPGSSARQHYLSQSRYLPGLIGKNSVDKEPSGPTLRDLWDNSTNVNSKPLGPIGAGLSVTRVNAGNFVSTKYNLSGGYVPSFQKKEVGSVGQRIQLAPLAGQHTNYDGWKRRADKPQMKGQDYSALGKTSGNLLTRGPPVQPVHGRVDWASKYGGNR; from the exons ATGAATCGCTACACGCAGCTGAAGCAGTTGGGAGATGGCACTTATGGCAGCGTGCTGATGGGGAAAAGCAACGAGTCGGGAGAACTGGTGGCCATCAAGAG AATGAAGAGGAAGTTTTATTCGTGGGAAGAGTGCATGAATCTGAGAGAAGTAAAG TCCCTGAAGAAGCTGAATCATGCCAATGTGGTGAAGTTAAAGGAAGTCATCAGAGAAAACGACCACCTGTACTTTGTCTTTGAATACATGAAAGAAAATCTCTATCAGCTCATGAAGGACAG AAATAAATTGTTCCCTGAATCAGCGATCAGAAACATAAGCTTTCAGATATTACAAGGCCTATCATTTATCCATAAACATG GATTCTTTCACCGGGATATGAAACCTGAAAACCTGCTCTGCATGGGCCCAGAGCTAGTCAAGATAGCCGACTTTGGATTGGCCAGAGAGATCCGCTCCCGCCCCCCATACACGGACTACGTGTCCACAAGATG GTATCGCGCCCCAGAGGTGCTGCTCAGGTCGTCCATCTACAGCTCTCCCATAGACATGTGGGCAGTGGGCTGCATCATGGCTGAGCTCTACACACTTAGGCCTCTATTCCCCGGGAACAGCGAGGTGGACGAGATCTTCAAGATCTGCCAGGTTCTGGGGACAGTCAAGAAG TCTGACTGGCCAGAGGGATACCAGCTGGCCTCGGCCATGAACTTCCGCTTCCCTCAGTGTGTGCCCACCCACCTGAAGACCCTCATCCCCAACGCCAGCACAGAGGCCATCACCCTGATGAAGGACCTGCTCATGTGGGACCCTAAGAAAAGACCCACGGCTGTGCAG GCTCTGCGGTACCCTTACTTCCAGGTGGGTCAGGTGTTGGGGCCTCGGCCCGGGAGTGAGATACGCAAGGTCACGGTGAGGACTCAATCCCGAGGCTCATCAGAGCCCAAAGGTGAGATGCAGTCCTCTTCAGGAGACTCCTCTGCCCGGACGTCTCAGGGCAACCACCCCAAAGCTTCCAGCAGACACCACCAGGCCCCCCAACAGCCCCTCCAGCAGACAGACCATCAGATTGACCAGACATCTCCACATGACCAAGTCATTAACTCCAACACG AAGCCATCTGTCGTGGTGGGGACTGGGAGTGAGAACAGTGCAGCAGTGGGTGTGAAGAGCGGGCGGAGGCGCTGGGGCCAGACAGTGGTAAAGGCAACAGAGAGCTGGGATGAGTCAGAACCTTCTGAGACCTCTGTGTCCCACTCCAAGAAACCCAGCCTTGGAtcagaggaggagaagggccCTAAGGACCATAGTAATGCGCA ATCCAAAGAGCAAAAACCAATATACTCCTTCAGCACTGTTACTAAGTTACCAAGCAATATTAAGAAGGGCCAAATGGACTCCAGTCTCCCGGGCTCCTCAGCAAGACAACATTACCTTAGTCAATCAAGATATCTGCCTG GGTTGATCGGCAAGAACTCTGTAGACAAGGAGCCCAGTGGGCCGACACTCCGAGATCTGTGGGACAACTCCACCAATGTCAACAGTAAACCCCTCGGCCCCATTGGAGCTGGTTTGTCCGTCACCAGAGTCAACGCAG GAAACTTTGTCAGTACAAAGTACAATCTGTCTGGAGGTTATGTTCCCTCCTTTCAGAAGAAAGAGGTTGGCTCTGTGGGTCAAAGGATCCAGCTTGCTCCTCTTGCCGGCCAGCACACAA ATTACGACGGCTGGAAAAGGAGGGCAGACAAGCCTCAAATGAAAGGCCAGGACTACTCTGCCCTGGGGAAAACCTCTGGCAACCTTCTGACTAGAGGTCCACCTGTACAGCCAGTCCATGGGAGGGTAGACTGGGCATCCAAGTATGGAGGCAATCGGTAG
- the mak gene encoding serine/threonine-protein kinase MAK isoform X1, whose translation MNRYTQLKQLGDGTYGSVLMGKSNESGELVAIKRMKRKFYSWEECMNLREVKSLKKLNHANVVKLKEVIRENDHLYFVFEYMKENLYQLMKDRENKMFTENEIRNIMFQVLSGMAFVHKHGFFHRDMKPENLLCMGPELVKIADFGLAREIRSRPPYTDYVSTRWYRAPEVLLRSSIYSSPIDMWAVGCIMAELYTLRPLFPGNSEVDEIFKICQVLGTVKKSDWPEGYQLASAMNFRFPQCVPTHLKTLIPNASTEAITLMKDLLMWDPKKRPTAVQALRYPYFQVGQVLGPRPGSEIRKVTVRTQSRGSSEPKGEMQSSSGDSSARTSQGNHPKASSRHHQAPQQPLQQTDHQIDQTSPHDQVINSNTKPSVVVGTGSENSAAVGVKSGRRRWGQTVVKATESWDESEPSETSVSHSKKPSLGSEEEKGPKDHSNAQSKEQKPIYSFSTVTKLPSNIKKGQMDSSLPGSSARQHYLSQSRYLPGLIGKNSVDKEPSGPTLRDLWDNSTNVNSKPLGPIGAGLSVTRVNAEDTDNPSDKSTDKSVLKERIPDSAKGNFVSTKYNLSGGYVPSFQKKEVGSVGQRIQLAPLAGQHTIDLATPDNKNVKPKPSKTKSTTPMSENTEDYDGWKRRADKPQMKGQDYSALGKTSGNLLTRGPPVQPVHGRVDWASKYGGNR comes from the exons ATGAATCGCTACACGCAGCTGAAGCAGTTGGGAGATGGCACTTATGGCAGCGTGCTGATGGGGAAAAGCAACGAGTCGGGAGAACTGGTGGCCATCAAGAG AATGAAGAGGAAGTTTTATTCGTGGGAAGAGTGCATGAATCTGAGAGAAGTAAAG TCCCTGAAGAAGCTGAATCATGCCAATGTGGTGAAGTTAAAGGAAGTCATCAGAGAAAACGACCACCTGTACTTTGTCTTTGAATACATGAAAGAAAATCTCTATCAGCTCATGAAGGACAG GGAAAATAAGATGTTCACTGAGAATGAAATTAGGAACATCATGTTCCAAGTGCTGTCTGGTATGGCATTTGTGCACAAGCATG GATTCTTTCACCGGGATATGAAACCTGAAAACCTGCTCTGCATGGGCCCAGAGCTAGTCAAGATAGCCGACTTTGGATTGGCCAGAGAGATCCGCTCCCGCCCCCCATACACGGACTACGTGTCCACAAGATG GTATCGCGCCCCAGAGGTGCTGCTCAGGTCGTCCATCTACAGCTCTCCCATAGACATGTGGGCAGTGGGCTGCATCATGGCTGAGCTCTACACACTTAGGCCTCTATTCCCCGGGAACAGCGAGGTGGACGAGATCTTCAAGATCTGCCAGGTTCTGGGGACAGTCAAGAAG TCTGACTGGCCAGAGGGATACCAGCTGGCCTCGGCCATGAACTTCCGCTTCCCTCAGTGTGTGCCCACCCACCTGAAGACCCTCATCCCCAACGCCAGCACAGAGGCCATCACCCTGATGAAGGACCTGCTCATGTGGGACCCTAAGAAAAGACCCACGGCTGTGCAG GCTCTGCGGTACCCTTACTTCCAGGTGGGTCAGGTGTTGGGGCCTCGGCCCGGGAGTGAGATACGCAAGGTCACGGTGAGGACTCAATCCCGAGGCTCATCAGAGCCCAAAGGTGAGATGCAGTCCTCTTCAGGAGACTCCTCTGCCCGGACGTCTCAGGGCAACCACCCCAAAGCTTCCAGCAGACACCACCAGGCCCCCCAACAGCCCCTCCAGCAGACAGACCATCAGATTGACCAGACATCTCCACATGACCAAGTCATTAACTCCAACACG AAGCCATCTGTCGTGGTGGGGACTGGGAGTGAGAACAGTGCAGCAGTGGGTGTGAAGAGCGGGCGGAGGCGCTGGGGCCAGACAGTGGTAAAGGCAACAGAGAGCTGGGATGAGTCAGAACCTTCTGAGACCTCTGTGTCCCACTCCAAGAAACCCAGCCTTGGAtcagaggaggagaagggccCTAAGGACCATAGTAATGCGCA ATCCAAAGAGCAAAAACCAATATACTCCTTCAGCACTGTTACTAAGTTACCAAGCAATATTAAGAAGGGCCAAATGGACTCCAGTCTCCCGGGCTCCTCAGCAAGACAACATTACCTTAGTCAATCAAGATATCTGCCTG GGTTGATCGGCAAGAACTCTGTAGACAAGGAGCCCAGTGGGCCGACACTCCGAGATCTGTGGGACAACTCCACCAATGTCAACAGTAAACCCCTCGGCCCCATTGGAGCTGGTTTGTCCGTCACCAGAGTCAACGCAG AAGACACTGATAACCCTTCTGATAAATCTACGGATAAATCTGTTCTAAAAGAAAGAATACCTGATTCAGCTAAAG GAAACTTTGTCAGTACAAAGTACAATCTGTCTGGAGGTTATGTTCCCTCCTTTCAGAAGAAAGAGGTTGGCTCTGTGGGTCAAAGGATCCAGCTTGCTCCTCTTGCCGGCCAGCACACAA TTGATCTTGCTACTCCTGATAACAAAAATGTCAAACCAAAACCTTCAAAGACAAAGTCCACCACGCCCATGAGTGAAAACACTGAAG ATTACGACGGCTGGAAAAGGAGGGCAGACAAGCCTCAAATGAAAGGCCAGGACTACTCTGCCCTGGGGAAAACCTCTGGCAACCTTCTGACTAGAGGTCCACCTGTACAGCCAGTCCATGGGAGGGTAGACTGGGCATCCAAGTATGGAGGCAATCGGTAG